In one Pseudodesulfovibrio tunisiensis genomic region, the following are encoded:
- the glgP gene encoding alpha-glucan family phosphorylase, with product MSWEVCNKVGGIHTVISSKAAEAMLAFKGRYVAVGPLLDRNPGFEPCDPPGEIVPTLERLRAKGIETRTGKWEIPGRPWAVLIGFQNAFPASDKLLFQLWNDFGVDSMTGAWDYIEPVLFSTAAAMAIKETYDDVAEVADVFAHFHEWMSGAGVLYLKKHAPGVSTVLTTHATMLGRAMSGSGTDIYQRLEEIEPTLEAKAVGVSAKHSMESVSAREADCFTTVSNITRREACHLLGTNPAVVTVNGFNLEGFAEPATVAQTRREARKQLLELASRFLERELDPKRTLLVATSGRYEFHNKGIDLLLDSLAEVDARLAKTETDITVVSFMLVSCGYAGFSDEARRLLKEERYGIEKYAGIATHHLGNADHDPIVARCREKQLNNTPENRCCVIFIPVYLDGNDGVLNLEYYEALSGMDLTVFPSFYEPWGYTPMESAAFSVPTVTSDRAGFGQWIMEEFPDGNPGVHVLNRLKDDYATAAAKLADHLHDFTSWSEDERIDRSARARDAAEKATWEHFYPRYVEAYELAAEIRKERIAGVQRMAAAPGKAVSFSGVNTTQPRLRSFNVVTELPPALTRLRELANNLWWVWHRDSQELFEWMDADKWHECEHSPIRFLDTMDRDRLNQLSGDMEFMARFTGVMERFDAYMAESDNAEYKGITWQNPISYFSMEFGLHEAIPIYSGGLGLLAGDHIKSASDLNLPFIGISLLYKNGYFHQRINGNGEQVVEYRENNFAAMPITQLQKDDTERILVTVDMPGRTVYAQIWEVRVGRAKLYLLDTDVAENSRTDRDIAARLYEPSSKGRIEQEIVLGVGGVRLLKALNIEPSIHHLNEGHSAFLLFERIRQLMFLDGLDFATAKEVVRGSTVFTMHTPVPAGNERFEKSLVENYFRGYAEEMGVPWDALWNLGHIYAEEADHLNMTVLALQLSCLRNGVSRLHGDVSRRMWMDLWRGFLLGEVPVGHITNGVHIPSWLDEEHRHAIEESCGLSVHQELLHGNGWDCIDSIDDRRLWDTHVRLKHRLYEEIHRSVSEQWQREGEPPNRLRQFLSALNPDHLTLCFARRCTAYKRPTLLFHNLNKVKEIFLNQDRPVNIIFAGKAHPADTIGAGFISLISRLAKQDDILGHVVFLEGYDIRLARLLVSGADVWLNTPIRLMEASGTSGMKAAVNGVPNCSILDGWWDEAYDGHNGWAIGQGLVYETQVNQDIVDADNMYAVLESEVAPEYYDRGGDGVPHAWVRRMKEAMKNAFHQYGTHRMVREYMDTMYIPALKLSAQRNRNDHELAREIGEWRKRIPGRFSTVTIREINVSGIHGDVFRLGNAMTVTARVDKGQLLDNELLVEMVVATPDEQTIIECVPMSLKHSEANTLEFVAEYAPSFPGESRYGVRVIPVHPGLGAKHETRLIRWS from the coding sequence GTGTCATGGGAAGTCTGCAACAAGGTGGGCGGCATCCACACCGTGATCAGCAGCAAGGCGGCCGAAGCCATGCTCGCATTCAAGGGCCGCTACGTGGCCGTCGGCCCCCTGCTCGACCGCAACCCGGGATTCGAACCATGCGATCCACCCGGGGAAATCGTGCCGACGCTGGAACGCTTGCGCGCCAAGGGCATTGAAACCCGAACCGGGAAATGGGAAATCCCCGGCAGACCGTGGGCCGTGCTCATCGGCTTCCAGAATGCGTTTCCCGCCTCGGACAAGCTGCTTTTCCAACTCTGGAACGATTTCGGCGTGGATTCCATGACCGGGGCATGGGATTACATCGAGCCGGTGCTCTTCAGCACGGCCGCGGCCATGGCCATCAAGGAAACCTATGACGACGTGGCCGAAGTGGCGGACGTGTTTGCCCATTTCCACGAATGGATGTCCGGTGCGGGCGTGCTCTACCTGAAAAAGCACGCGCCCGGTGTATCCACGGTCCTGACCACGCACGCCACCATGTTGGGGCGCGCCATGTCCGGTTCCGGCACGGACATCTACCAGAGACTGGAAGAAATCGAACCGACCCTCGAAGCCAAGGCCGTGGGCGTGTCCGCCAAGCACTCCATGGAATCGGTCTCCGCGCGCGAGGCAGACTGCTTCACCACGGTGTCCAACATCACGCGCAGGGAAGCCTGCCACCTGCTGGGCACCAACCCGGCCGTGGTTACGGTCAACGGCTTCAATCTGGAAGGATTCGCCGAACCGGCCACGGTGGCCCAGACTCGCCGGGAGGCGCGCAAGCAATTGCTGGAACTGGCCTCCCGCTTTCTGGAACGGGAACTGGATCCGAAAAGGACCCTGCTTGTCGCCACAAGCGGGAGATATGAATTTCACAACAAGGGCATCGACCTGCTTCTGGACAGTCTGGCCGAAGTCGACGCTCGCCTTGCCAAGACGGAAACCGACATCACCGTGGTCTCCTTCATGCTGGTGAGCTGCGGATATGCCGGATTCAGCGACGAAGCGCGCAGGCTGCTCAAGGAGGAGCGGTACGGCATCGAAAAATACGCGGGAATCGCCACGCATCATCTGGGGAATGCGGACCATGATCCCATCGTGGCCCGCTGCCGGGAAAAGCAGCTGAACAACACGCCCGAAAACCGCTGCTGCGTGATTTTCATTCCGGTGTATCTGGATGGCAACGATGGCGTGCTCAATCTGGAATACTACGAGGCCCTGTCCGGCATGGACCTGACGGTCTTCCCTTCGTTTTACGAACCGTGGGGCTATACGCCCATGGAGAGTGCGGCGTTTTCCGTACCCACGGTCACATCCGACCGCGCCGGATTCGGACAGTGGATCATGGAGGAATTCCCGGACGGCAACCCCGGAGTTCACGTGCTCAACCGGCTGAAAGACGACTACGCCACGGCAGCGGCCAAGCTCGCGGATCATCTCCACGACTTCACGAGCTGGTCCGAGGATGAACGAATCGACCGCAGTGCCCGGGCGCGGGACGCTGCCGAGAAAGCCACATGGGAACACTTCTATCCCCGCTATGTCGAGGCGTATGAGCTGGCTGCGGAAATCCGCAAGGAACGCATTGCCGGGGTGCAGCGCATGGCGGCGGCTCCGGGCAAGGCGGTCAGCTTCTCCGGGGTCAACACCACCCAGCCACGCCTTCGGTCCTTCAATGTGGTCACCGAACTTCCCCCGGCGCTGACCCGACTCCGGGAGCTGGCCAACAATCTCTGGTGGGTCTGGCATCGCGATTCCCAGGAGCTCTTCGAATGGATGGATGCGGACAAATGGCATGAATGCGAACACAGCCCGATCCGCTTTCTGGACACCATGGACCGCGACAGGCTCAACCAGCTTTCCGGGGACATGGAATTCATGGCGCGCTTCACCGGCGTCATGGAACGATTCGACGCATACATGGCCGAATCGGATAACGCCGAATACAAGGGCATTACATGGCAGAACCCGATTTCCTACTTTTCCATGGAGTTCGGGCTGCATGAGGCCATTCCCATCTATTCCGGCGGACTGGGCCTGCTCGCAGGCGACCACATCAAGTCGGCCAGCGACCTGAACCTGCCGTTCATCGGCATTTCCCTGCTCTACAAGAACGGCTACTTCCACCAGCGCATCAACGGCAACGGAGAACAGGTGGTGGAATACCGCGAAAACAATTTCGCGGCCATGCCCATCACCCAGCTCCAGAAGGACGACACGGAACGGATTCTCGTCACCGTGGATATGCCGGGCCGCACCGTGTACGCCCAGATATGGGAAGTACGCGTGGGGCGCGCCAAGCTCTATCTGCTGGATACGGATGTGGCCGAGAACTCCCGCACGGACCGGGACATCGCCGCCCGATTGTACGAGCCATCCTCCAAGGGACGCATCGAACAGGAAATCGTGCTCGGCGTGGGCGGGGTCAGGCTGCTGAAGGCCCTGAACATCGAACCGAGCATCCATCATCTCAATGAAGGTCACTCCGCGTTCCTGCTCTTCGAACGCATCCGGCAGCTCATGTTTCTCGATGGTCTGGACTTTGCCACGGCCAAGGAAGTGGTGCGCGGCTCCACGGTATTCACCATGCACACCCCGGTCCCGGCGGGCAACGAACGATTCGAAAAGTCGCTGGTGGAGAACTATTTCCGGGGCTATGCCGAGGAAATGGGCGTGCCGTGGGACGCACTGTGGAACCTCGGCCACATCTATGCCGAGGAAGCCGACCATCTGAACATGACCGTGCTCGCGCTCCAGCTCTCCTGTCTCCGCAACGGCGTCAGCCGGTTGCACGGCGACGTGTCCCGGCGCATGTGGATGGACCTGTGGCGCGGTTTCCTGCTCGGCGAGGTCCCGGTCGGCCACATCACCAACGGCGTGCACATCCCGTCGTGGCTCGACGAGGAGCATCGCCACGCCATCGAGGAAAGCTGCGGCCTGTCCGTGCATCAGGAGCTTCTGCACGGCAACGGCTGGGACTGCATCGACTCGATCGACGACCGCCGTCTGTGGGACACCCATGTCCGGCTGAAACATCGGCTCTACGAGGAAATCCACCGCTCCGTCTCGGAACAGTGGCAACGCGAGGGCGAACCGCCGAACCGTCTCCGCCAATTCCTGTCCGCCCTGAATCCGGACCATCTGACCCTGTGCTTTGCCCGGCGATGCACCGCATACAAACGACCGACCCTGCTCTTCCACAACCTGAACAAGGTCAAGGAGATATTCCTGAATCAGGACAGACCCGTGAACATCATCTTTGCGGGCAAGGCGCATCCGGCGGATACCATCGGAGCCGGATTCATCAGTCTGATCAGCCGATTGGCCAAACAGGATGACATTCTGGGCCACGTGGTCTTTCTGGAAGGCTACGACATCCGGCTGGCCCGCCTGCTCGTCTCGGGCGCGGACGTGTGGCTCAACACGCCCATCCGGCTGATGGAAGCCAGCGGCACCAGCGGCATGAAGGCTGCGGTCAACGGCGTTCCCAATTGCAGCATTCTGGACGGCTGGTGGGACGAGGCCTACGACGGTCACAACGGCTGGGCCATCGGTCAGGGGCTTGTCTATGAAACGCAGGTCAATCAGGACATCGTGGACGCGGACAACATGTACGCGGTGCTGGAGAGCGAAGTGGCCCCGGAATACTACGACCGGGGCGGCGATGGAGTGCCCCACGCCTGGGTGCGCCGCATGAAGGAGGCCATGAAAAACGCCTTCCACCAGTACGGAACGCATCGCATGGTCCGGGAATACATGGACACCATGTACATTCCGGCTCTTAAGCTGTCCGCACAGCGCAACAGGAACGATCATGAACTGGCCCGGGAAATCGGGGAATGGCGCAAACGCATTCCGGGACGATTTTCCACCGTGACCATCAGGGAAATAAACGTGAGCGGCATTCATGGCGACGTATTCCGACTGGGCAATGCCATGACAGTCACGGCCAGGGTGGACAAGGGACAGCTTCTAGACAACGAACTGCTCGTGGAAATGGTGGTAGCCACTCCCGACGAGCAGACGATCATCGAATGCGTGCCCATGAGCCTCAAGCACAGCGAAGCCAATACATTGGAATTCGTTGCCGAATACGCCCCTTCATTCCCCGGAGAAAGTCGTTACGGGGTCAGAGTCATTCCCGTGCATCCCGGGCTGGGGGCCAAACACGAAACCCGACTGATACGCTGGAGCTAG
- a CDS encoding glycoside hydrolase family 57 protein, with translation MISICMYFQVHQPMRLDQGYTFFDIGRRHLYRDENANREILLKVAHKCYLPANRLMLDLIREFDGRFRISYAITGVAMEQFQEFCPEVLESFRELAATGCVEFIGETHYHSLAFLFSREEFRRQVIMHGRVLEDFFGSRPVTFRNTELIYNNDLALEVEKMGYKVILAEGADQSLGWRSPNFIYQPSGCCKLKALLKNYRLSDDVAFRFSDRNWNEWPITTEKYARWVHAVAGSGETVNLFMDYETLGEHQWADTGIFQFFRNLPGSILTHPDFCFQTPAEVAARLDPVAQLDVPHFTSWADLERDVTAWLGNPMQDQAAELAYRLERDVLATGDDDLIANWRELLTSDHFYYMCTKWFSDGDVHKYFNPYETPHQAFITYMNALNDLALRVTECPAGA, from the coding sequence ATGATCTCGATCTGCATGTACTTTCAGGTGCACCAGCCCATGCGTCTGGATCAGGGATACACGTTCTTCGACATCGGGCGCAGGCATCTGTACCGCGACGAGAACGCCAACCGGGAAATCCTGCTCAAGGTGGCGCACAAATGCTACCTGCCCGCCAACAGGCTGATGCTCGACCTGATCCGCGAATTCGACGGCAGGTTCCGCATCTCCTACGCCATCACGGGCGTGGCCATGGAACAGTTTCAGGAATTCTGCCCCGAGGTGCTGGAATCCTTCCGGGAACTCGCGGCCACGGGGTGCGTGGAATTCATCGGGGAGACCCACTATCATTCACTGGCCTTCCTGTTTTCGCGCGAGGAATTCCGGCGGCAGGTAATCATGCACGGTCGGGTGCTCGAGGATTTCTTCGGGTCCAGACCCGTGACCTTCCGAAACACGGAATTGATCTACAACAACGACCTTGCCCTGGAAGTGGAAAAAATGGGCTACAAGGTCATTCTGGCTGAAGGCGCGGACCAGAGTCTTGGCTGGAGATCACCCAACTTCATCTACCAGCCTTCCGGCTGCTGCAAGCTCAAGGCCCTGCTCAAGAACTATCGGCTGTCCGACGACGTGGCCTTCCGTTTCTCGGACCGCAACTGGAACGAATGGCCCATCACCACGGAAAAATACGCACGATGGGTCCACGCCGTGGCAGGCAGCGGTGAAACCGTGAATCTGTTCATGGATTACGAGACGCTGGGCGAACACCAGTGGGCCGACACCGGAATATTCCAATTTTTCCGCAATCTTCCCGGCAGCATCCTGACGCATCCCGACTTCTGTTTCCAGACCCCGGCAGAAGTCGCGGCCCGCCTTGATCCCGTGGCCCAACTCGACGTGCCCCATTTCACGTCATGGGCTGATCTGGAGCGTGATGTCACGGCTTGGCTCGGCAATCCCATGCAGGATCAGGCTGCGGAACTGGCCTACAGGTTGGAAAGGGACGTTCTGGCGACCGGAGACGACGACCTCATCGCCAACTGGCGCGAACTGCTCACCAGCGACCACTTCTACTACATGTGCACCAAATGGTTTTCCGACGGCGACGTGCACAAGTACTTCAATCCCTACGAGACCCCGCATCAGGCGTTCATCACTTACATGAACGCGCTCAACGATCTTGCGCTCAGGGTGACGGAATGCCCGGCAGGCGCCTGA
- a CDS encoding glycosyltransferase family 4 protein: MRVLMFGWEFPPYISGGLGTACLGLTKGLAAHGTDILFVLPRLDSDEEASHLTLVGANRIRFRIGKAAIRELRERVNVLAVLSPLRPYITETEYRDMLERDEFVTISDVLGQANGDFHGGYGDSLMSEIIRYSVVAGQVAASEDFDVIHCHDWMTAPAGVEAKRISGKPLVVHAHALEFDRSGEHINQRVYDIERAGFEAADRIIAVSHFTKETIVKRYSIDPAKISVVHNAVSKERRFGQMKLEKPFKEKLVLFLGRITFQKGPDYFVEAAARVLERNPHVRFAMAGSGDMFPRMVERMAELRMADKFHFLGFVRGADVERIYAMSDLYVMPSVSEPFGITPLEAMVYNVPAIVSKQSGVAEILDEAVTIDFWDVDRLAFEILDILENEKRAATLVKQGMETLKKVKWERAAERVLAVYRELAGGGA, from the coding sequence ATGCGGGTACTCATGTTCGGATGGGAGTTTCCTCCATACATTTCCGGAGGGCTGGGCACGGCCTGTCTCGGCCTGACCAAGGGACTTGCCGCGCACGGCACGGACATCCTCTTTGTCCTGCCCAGGCTGGATTCCGACGAGGAAGCCAGCCACCTGACCCTTGTGGGGGCAAACCGGATCAGATTCAGGATCGGCAAGGCCGCCATCAGGGAACTGCGCGAACGCGTCAACGTACTGGCCGTGCTCTCCCCGTTGCGGCCCTACATCACGGAAACGGAATACCGGGACATGCTGGAGCGGGACGAATTCGTCACCATCTCGGACGTACTCGGGCAGGCCAACGGCGATTTTCACGGCGGCTACGGCGACAGCCTGATGAGCGAAATCATCCGCTACAGCGTGGTTGCCGGGCAGGTCGCCGCATCCGAGGATTTCGACGTGATCCATTGCCACGACTGGATGACCGCCCCGGCCGGAGTGGAGGCAAAACGCATTTCCGGCAAACCTCTGGTGGTCCACGCCCATGCACTGGAATTCGATCGAAGCGGCGAACACATCAATCAGCGGGTCTACGACATCGAACGCGCCGGATTCGAAGCGGCCGATCGCATCATTGCGGTCAGCCACTTCACCAAGGAAACCATCGTGAAGCGGTATTCCATTGATCCGGCAAAAATATCGGTGGTGCACAACGCGGTATCCAAGGAACGTCGATTCGGCCAGATGAAGCTGGAAAAACCCTTCAAGGAGAAACTGGTCCTGTTTTTGGGACGCATCACCTTTCAGAAGGGCCCCGACTACTTTGTGGAGGCCGCGGCCAGGGTGCTCGAAAGGAATCCGCACGTCCGGTTCGCCATGGCCGGGTCGGGTGACATGTTTCCGCGCATGGTCGAACGCATGGCCGAACTGCGCATGGCCGACAAGTTCCATTTTCTGGGCTTCGTACGCGGCGCGGACGTGGAACGCATCTATGCCATGAGCGACCTGTACGTCATGCCCAGCGTGTCCGAACCATTCGGCATCACCCCGCTGGAGGCCATGGTCTACAATGTTCCGGCCATTGTCTCCAAGCAGTCGGGCGTGGCCGAAATTCTGGATGAGGCGGTCACGATCGACTTCTGGGACGTGGACAGGCTGGCCTTTGAAATTCTCGACATTCTGGAAAACGAGAAACGGGCCGCGACCCTTGTCAAACAAGGCATGGAAACGCTGAAAAAGGTAAAGTGGGAACGCGCTGCCGAACGCGTGCTCGCCGTCTACCGGGAACTGGCTGGAGGTGGGGCATGA
- a CDS encoding amylo-alpha-1,6-glucosidase — translation MKHIPRDECVNTETATRREWLDTNGLGGYASSTIINCHTRKYHGLLVASLNNPKGRFVLLSKVETSVIADEREFLLSTNKYPGVYHPTGHQFVEGFEQNLCPSITYRIGDAVIRKTMLMVHGSNTVLLRYELLEGKVSPTLRIRPLLAFRSIHKLTRENMFLRPKTYPERNGCKIEPYEGMPPLHMGTSRSSEFFPGPKWTYNVEYLMERARGFDYQEDLFCPGMFETALQKGKPVIFAASTEPLGNPERLRKREMERRETAFASCRDRCRAVRQLKYAADQFLIRNTSGFASVIAGYHWFGEWGRDTMIALPGLAFHTGRLDFGEEVLAAYAGLERDGLLPNYLDQSSEHLAYNSVDASLWFFWTVQEYLKAGGKRKFVMDRVYPALKNIVRAHLDGRVPLCFLDEHGLLHAGNENTQLTWMDAQAYGGPVTPRHGAAVEINALWYNGLRFLLELMRHEDAELAARAGQAADTLAENFTSRFWNTRDNCLCDVVNSNGCDESIRPNQVFAASLPHSMLDTDRMRAVIGTVQAHLLTPHGLRTLSPRNPHYSPFYRGDANARDSAYHQGMVWPWLAGHFGEALIRQAEDKAGAKAFLRKYFKPILRSFPDDFGIFSIPEIYTGNPPHEPKGCIAQAWSVGEAIRLNKLLGSK, via the coding sequence ATGAAACACATTCCCAGGGACGAGTGCGTCAACACGGAAACAGCCACCCGCAGGGAGTGGCTCGACACCAACGGCCTCGGCGGATACGCGTCGAGCACGATCATCAATTGTCATACGCGCAAATATCACGGTCTGCTTGTGGCATCTCTGAACAATCCCAAAGGCCGTTTTGTTCTGCTGTCCAAGGTCGAGACCTCGGTCATTGCCGATGAAAGGGAATTCCTTCTGTCCACCAACAAGTATCCCGGGGTGTACCATCCCACCGGACATCAGTTCGTGGAAGGCTTCGAACAGAATCTCTGCCCGTCCATCACCTACCGGATCGGCGACGCGGTCATTCGCAAGACCATGCTCATGGTGCATGGCAGCAACACGGTGCTGCTGCGCTACGAACTGCTCGAAGGCAAGGTCAGCCCGACCCTGCGCATCCGCCCTCTTCTGGCCTTCCGCAGCATCCACAAGCTGACCCGGGAAAACATGTTCCTGCGGCCGAAGACCTATCCGGAACGCAACGGGTGCAAGATCGAACCCTACGAAGGCATGCCCCCTCTCCACATGGGCACAAGCCGTTCCTCGGAATTCTTTCCCGGCCCCAAATGGACATACAATGTGGAATACCTGATGGAACGCGCCCGGGGCTTCGACTATCAGGAGGACCTGTTCTGCCCCGGCATGTTCGAGACCGCGCTGCAAAAGGGCAAACCCGTGATATTCGCGGCATCCACCGAACCGCTGGGCAATCCGGAACGCCTCCGCAAACGGGAAATGGAGCGCAGGGAAACCGCATTCGCATCCTGCCGGGACCGTTGCCGGGCCGTCCGGCAGCTGAAATACGCAGCCGACCAGTTCCTGATCCGCAACACGTCCGGATTCGCGTCCGTGATCGCGGGCTACCACTGGTTCGGGGAATGGGGTCGCGACACCATGATCGCCCTGCCCGGTCTGGCCTTTCACACCGGACGCCTCGACTTCGGCGAGGAGGTGCTTGCCGCCTACGCCGGGCTGGAACGGGACGGTCTGTTGCCCAACTATCTGGACCAGTCATCCGAACATCTGGCCTACAACTCGGTGGACGCCTCCCTCTGGTTCTTCTGGACCGTGCAGGAATACCTCAAGGCCGGAGGCAAGCGAAAATTCGTCATGGACCGGGTCTATCCCGCCCTGAAGAACATCGTGCGGGCCCATCTGGATGGCCGGGTGCCCCTGTGCTTTCTCGACGAGCACGGCCTGTTGCATGCAGGCAATGAAAACACCCAGCTCACCTGGATGGATGCCCAGGCCTACGGCGGCCCTGTGACTCCGCGCCATGGCGCGGCAGTGGAGATCAACGCTCTGTGGTACAACGGCCTGCGCTTTCTTCTGGAACTGATGCGCCACGAAGACGCGGAACTTGCAGCGCGTGCCGGACAGGCCGCAGACACGCTGGCGGAAAATTTCACATCCCGCTTCTGGAACACGCGCGACAACTGCCTGTGCGACGTGGTGAACAGCAACGGATGCGACGAATCCATCCGGCCCAATCAGGTCTTTGCAGCCTCCCTTCCCCACTCCATGCTGGACACGGACAGGATGCGCGCGGTCATCGGCACGGTGCAGGCACACCTGCTCACGCCCCATGGTCTGCGCACGCTTTCCCCACGCAATCCGCACTACTCCCCGTTCTACCGGGGCGACGCAAACGCGCGCGACTCGGCCTACCATCAGGGCATGGTCTGGCCCTGGCTGGCCGGACATTTCGGCGAAGCCCTGATCCGGCAGGCAGAGGACAAGGCCGGAGCCAAGGCGTTTCTCAGAAAATACTTCAAGCCCATACTCCGCTCCTTTCCGGATGATTTCGGCATCTTCTCCATCCCGGAAATCTACACCGGAAATCCGCCACACGAGCCCAAGGGCTGCATAGCCCAGGCGTGGAGCGTGGGAGAGGCTATCCGCCTCAACAAGCTGCTCGGGAGCAAATGA